One stretch of Acropora muricata isolate sample 2 chromosome 12, ASM3666990v1, whole genome shotgun sequence DNA includes these proteins:
- the LOC136892585 gene encoding ATP synthase subunit C lysine N-methyltransferase-like: MVSENHVGIEFQNDNKTSKESFQFGRIAFGVTGAVAFAIVLVTTPFVTPALRKICLPYVPATEKQVANILQMAKTCRKKGSTMVDLGSGDGRVVIAAAKHGYQAHGYELNQWLVWYSKMQARLQGLHKMATFSRADLWKVKLSSSDIVVIFGVEEMMPQLQEKFCLELKAGAHVLACRFPLTSWKPMAVIKEGIDSVWLYQKSANGLEKN, encoded by the exons ATGGTGTCTGAAAACCATGTGGGAATAGAGTTTCAAAATGACAACAAGACATCGAAAGAATCATTTCAATTTGGCAGAATTGCTTTTGGTGTAACAGGAGCTGTAGCGTTTGCTATTGTTCTTGTTACTACACCGTTTGTAACGCCTGCTCTGCGAAAAATTTGCCTTCCTTATGTCCCAGCTACAGAGAAACAAGTTGCAAATATTTTGCAAATGGCAAAAACCTGTAGAAAGAAAGGATCGACAATGGTGGACTTGGGGAGTGGGGATGGGAGAGTG GTAATTGCTGCTGCGAAGCATGGTTACCAAGCTCATGGTTATGAACTTAACCAGTGGCTGGTTTGGTATTCAAAGATGCAGGCCAGGCTACAAGGACTTCACAAGATGGCCACATTTTCAAGAGCTGACTTGTGGAAG GTTAAACTGTCAAGCTCTGACATTGTTGTGATATTTGGAGTTGAAGAGATG ATGCCCCAGCTTCAAGAGAAATTCTGCTTGGAACTGAAAGCTGGTGCACATGTCCTTGCCTGTCGTTTTCCATTGACGAGCTGGAAGCCAATGGCAGTCATCAAAGAAGGAATTGACAGTGTATGGCTGTATCAGAAAAGTGCAAATGGCTTGGAAAAAAATTGA
- the LOC136892582 gene encoding leucine zipper transcription factor-like protein 1, protein MLHFPFVQCNDDTLGEKKGWINPVSHCRVTKHFSLLWLRNCGVFYFEEGKKFSVSAPTLHKICKLKVTFRKGLNHSFEKRFQIMDIGLNEHHQQIVVNYLRFARYSRGQRLRGVDASFEELKDSRLVEDTYTLDEVTDMLDGLCSVVRGEVESELINSAHTNVLLLRQVFSQAEKWHLKLQADISELENRDLIEEIAKFEEREFSTAKSTSQAKFSKLSLVPKLEPLNEGGGAALLQLEINRLNEENTKLRDRIKILEGKATSAIGERSKLQADLENTQAALKAKSSGKSYGKELADLEEQMSATKLDLKKTKEKGLSSAATLQDELTNCKHEILKLQHDLEEAEKDLAKKFNETSQYRNMKQMLASKNEQIKDLRSRLRKYEADA, encoded by the exons ATGTTGCATTTCCCCTTTGTACAATGCAATGATGACACCTTGGGTGAAAAGAAGGGGTGGATTAATCCGGTCTCTCATTGCCGGGTTACCAAGCATTTTAGTTTGCTATGGCTGCGGAATTGTGGCGTCTTCTATTTtgaggaaggaaaaaaattcagcGTCTCAGCACCTACACTTCATAAAATCTGCAAATTGAAAGTCACATTTAGGAAAGGACTAAACCATTCTTTCGAAAAACGATTCCAAATAATG GATATTGGTctgaatgaacatcatcaacaaattgtAGTCAACTACTTAAGGTTTGCGCGTTATAGCCGAGGCCAAAGACTAAGAGGTGTGGATGCCTCTTTTGAAGAACTTAAGGATAGCAG actgGTTGAGGACACGTACACCCTTGATGAGGTGACAGACATGTTGGACGGTCTTTGTTCAGTAGTAAGAGGAGAAGTGGAATCTGAACTCATTAATTCAGCACACACTAATGTCCTACTTCTGAGACAAGTTTTCAGTCAAGCTGAGAAATGGCATCTCAAACTACAGGCAGATATATCTGAACTAGAAAACAG AGACCTAATAGAAGAAATTGCAAAGTTTGAAGAAAGAGAATTTTCTACGGCCAAATCCACATCCCAG GCTAAGTTTTCTAAATTGTCACTAGTACCCAAACTAGAACCACTTAATGAAGGGGGAGGTGCAGCCTTGCTTCAACTG GAAATCAATCGTCTGAATGAGGAAAATACAAAACTTAGAGATCGCATTAAAATCTTGGAGGGAAAG GCAACAAGTGCAATTGGCGAAAGAAGCAAACTTCAAGCTGACCTTGAAAACACACAAGCTGCATTGAAGGCCAAAAGTAGTGGCAAG TCCTATGGCAAGGAATTGGCTGACCTAGAAGAACAGATGTCTGCAACAAAATTAGATTTGAAAAAG ACAAAAGAAAAGGGGTTGTCATCGGCTGCAACACTTCAGGACGAATTAACCAACTGCAAG CATGAAATATTAAAGCTTCAACATGATCTTGAGGAAGCTGAAAAG GATCTTGccaaaaaatttaatgaaacATCTCAGTATAGGAATATGAAACAGATGCTGGCATCAAAAAATGAGCAgatcaaagatttacgaagtCGTCTACGCAA GTATGAAGCAGATGCTTGA